One genomic window of Streptomyces sp. WP-1 includes the following:
- a CDS encoding RimK family alpha-L-glutamate ligase, whose amino-acid sequence MPRIALATYDPGTAPSRDADLPVLVRALDEAGARADAPYWDDPDIDWSAYDLVVVRSTWDYSWRAAEFTAWLERVARVTRIANPVEVIRWNLDKRYLGELAAAGVPTVPTSYVAPGEDGAPALPTDHEYVIKPTSGAGARFAARYPPAEHETAVRHLARMHAEGFTAMVQPYLKAIDVTGERALQFFGGRLLHASRKGAVLSPGTPYDADKVAHPDLTPWQPTDAELTVAEKALAAVPGSTAPLLYARVDLADGPDGAPRLMELELVEPNLFLFLHPDSLPRTVAAILAEATV is encoded by the coding sequence GTGCCCCGCATAGCCCTCGCCACCTACGACCCCGGCACCGCCCCGAGCAGGGACGCGGACCTGCCGGTGCTGGTGCGGGCGCTGGACGAGGCCGGTGCGCGGGCGGACGCCCCCTACTGGGACGACCCCGACATCGACTGGTCGGCGTACGACCTGGTCGTCGTCCGCTCCACCTGGGACTACAGCTGGCGCGCGGCGGAGTTCACGGCCTGGCTGGAGCGGGTGGCCCGGGTGACCCGGATCGCCAACCCCGTCGAGGTCATCCGCTGGAACCTCGACAAGCGCTATCTGGGCGAACTGGCCGCGGCCGGTGTCCCCACCGTCCCCACGAGCTATGTCGCCCCAGGTGAGGACGGTGCCCCGGCTCTGCCCACGGACCACGAGTACGTCATCAAGCCGACCTCCGGCGCGGGCGCCCGCTTCGCCGCCCGCTACCCGCCCGCCGAGCACGAGACGGCCGTACGACACCTCGCGCGGATGCACGCCGAGGGCTTCACCGCGATGGTGCAGCCCTACCTCAAGGCCATCGACGTCACCGGCGAACGCGCCCTCCAGTTCTTCGGCGGACGCCTGCTGCACGCGAGCCGCAAGGGCGCCGTCCTTTCCCCGGGCACCCCGTACGACGCCGACAAGGTCGCCCACCCCGACCTCACCCCCTGGCAGCCGACGGACGCCGAACTCACCGTGGCGGAAAAGGCGTTGGCGGCCGTCCCCGGCTCCACCGCGCCCCTCCTCTACGCCCGCGTGGACCTCGCCGACGGCCCGGACGGCGCACCCCGTCTGATGGAACTCGAACTGGTCGAACCGAACCTCTTCCTCTTCCTGCACCCGGACTCCCTGCCCCGGACGGTGGCCGCGATCCTCGCCGAGGCGACGGTCTAG
- a CDS encoding carboxyl transferase domain-containing protein, producing the protein MPDQRRTAREVLALVSDDGTFTELPPPVRESRPDGPLSWQGYDASRARAAERTGEEESVVCGTAAVGGTRAVLIAFEFGFLGGSLGERTGDRLEGAYAHAREHRLPVVPLIATGGSRMQEGMVALTQLQRVARQAALTRAAGLPQIAVLRDPTTGGGWATLGAGADVVLALPGAQVGFAGSRVRPPDADPAAYTAEAQVAAGAADAVVRPEDLKETLGLWLRLLSATDGRPPPAPVPAALAATGLPATGWAAVQRARSPERPRAHAYLDAYFTVRVPVSGDRCGGMDPDGILCGFGEHHGRTVAFAAQAGTGTRPAGYRTAARLIRLADRLGVPVLTLVDTPGAANDAEAERQGTGAAIAEVFGAVAGARVPVTTLVIGEGGSGGALALAAPDNTWATPDSYFSVIAPELAAAILKRPQEETENTADQLRIRPQDLVELGIIRGIARSSGPGSAPTAASPPPP; encoded by the coding sequence ATGCCTGATCAGCGGCGCACCGCGCGCGAGGTGCTGGCCCTCGTCTCGGACGACGGCACCTTCACCGAACTCCCGCCTCCGGTACGGGAGTCCCGGCCCGACGGCCCGCTCTCCTGGCAGGGGTACGACGCCTCGCGCGCCCGCGCCGCCGAACGCACCGGCGAGGAGGAGTCCGTCGTCTGCGGCACCGCGGCCGTCGGGGGCACCCGTGCCGTCCTGATCGCCTTCGAGTTCGGCTTCCTCGGCGGCTCCCTGGGCGAGCGCACCGGGGACCGGCTGGAGGGGGCCTACGCGCACGCCCGTGAACACCGCCTGCCCGTCGTGCCGTTGATCGCGACCGGGGGCAGCCGGATGCAGGAGGGCATGGTCGCGCTGACCCAGCTCCAGCGGGTCGCCCGCCAGGCGGCGCTCACCCGGGCGGCGGGCCTGCCCCAGATCGCCGTCCTGCGCGACCCCACCACCGGCGGCGGCTGGGCCACCCTGGGCGCCGGCGCGGATGTCGTCCTCGCCCTCCCCGGCGCCCAGGTGGGCTTCGCGGGCTCCCGCGTCCGCCCGCCCGACGCCGACCCGGCCGCGTACACGGCCGAGGCCCAGGTGGCGGCGGGGGCGGCGGACGCGGTCGTACGGCCGGAGGACCTGAAGGAGACCCTGGGGCTGTGGCTGCGGCTGCTGTCCGCGACGGACGGCCGGCCCCCGCCCGCACCCGTCCCCGCGGCTCTCGCCGCCACCGGCCTGCCCGCCACCGGCTGGGCCGCCGTCCAGCGCGCCCGCTCCCCCGAACGCCCCCGCGCGCACGCCTACTTGGACGCGTACTTCACCGTCCGCGTCCCCGTCAGCGGCGACCGGTGCGGCGGTATGGACCCCGACGGCATCCTCTGCGGGTTCGGTGAGCATCACGGCCGTACCGTCGCGTTCGCCGCGCAGGCCGGGACGGGGACGCGGCCCGCCGGGTACCGGACGGCGGCACGGCTGATCCGCCTGGCGGACCGGCTCGGGGTGCCGGTGCTGACGCTGGTGGACACCCCCGGCGCCGCGAACGACGCGGAGGCCGAACGGCAGGGCACCGGCGCGGCCATCGCCGAGGTGTTCGGCGCGGTGGCCGGGGCGCGGGTCCCGGTGACCACCCTGGTGATCGGCGAGGGCGGCTCCGGCGGCGCCCTCGCCTTGGCCGCCCCGGACAACACCTGGGCCACACCGGACAGCTACTTCTCGGTGATCGCCCCGGAACTGGCGGCGGCCATCCTCAAACGCCCGCAGGAGGAGACCGAGAACACCGCCGACCAACTCCGCATCCGCCCACAGGACCTGGTGGAGCTGGGGATCATCAGGGGCATCGCTCGAAGCTCCGGGCCCGGGAGCGCCCCTACGGCCGCCTCACCCCCACCGCCCTGA
- a CDS encoding beta-galactosidase, with the protein MALSRRTFSALSGSAALGLALGGSGGTGAPSAYAARSVPTGPTPAPPRADGEHHTIGYDRYSLLVDGRRLVVWSGELHPFRLPSPALWRDVLQKMRAHGYNAVSVYVAWNYHSPAPGTYDFSGVRDLDLFLRTAAETGLYVILRPGPYINAEVDGGGFPGWLTATKGRARSADPTYLGHVDEWLTHVNRIAREHLFTQGRGTVLLYQIENEYDARVDSADSRAYMSHLYKKVRADGIDVPLFHNDKGRNGYWTPGSFDTGGERGGWLYGFDGYPSPSQTPPDWGTFGPGGAKGGASASPTTPGFVPEFGGGWFDPWGGSFYDGKGYAEARRTRDSAYERRFYLTNLANGITLHNVYMTFGGTSWGWLPAPVVYTSYDYGAAIDEARNVTAKIAPMHQLGHLLQRVPDFAKLDRAADVHAEGLKVYHLTNPDTGAHVYIARNDAAEPVAADLPTAEGRVRITVPGKDAKLLATGLSLGRRKLKYATVQPTMCLTAGRQDVAVFTGRKGEMAELVLACDTDPDVMRLDPEAAWGVDDSGLHVNAPLGQSGLIRVLVEKGDADTPLLLLFADDATSVRLFPYDTPSGSLLVYGPQLLRHVELRGSEVHLTGDITDPTSVEVWGPRGISGLVWNGRRLATRVTMSGSLMTTAMLPAVPDVRLPALGKWRMRRENPEVGPGYDDSKWKRADKKTSYSTSAVPDGQPVLFADDYGFHYGDVWYRGVFDDSSGISEVALGYSTGTQGLLMAWLDGEPLGTHRMPVPDAATIRKGTWSDTAAFPVRDALRSPGRHVLSVLVRRMQHDQDGKSDDTHKAARGLTAAVFKGASPKVSWRIQGEGRPDPVRGPLNNGGLHGERSGWHLPGFQDGDWESVALPRAERYQGVTWYRTAFRLAVPGDVDASIGLTLQDDPYRAYRAQIFLNGWNMGQYINNVGPQHTFALPNGVLRTRGENTLALAVLSEFTTLSGPGEVRLTLLGKAAGGLVVS; encoded by the coding sequence TTGGCGCTCAGCAGACGTACCTTCAGTGCCCTGTCCGGCTCGGCCGCGCTCGGCCTCGCCCTGGGCGGCAGCGGCGGGACCGGGGCGCCCTCGGCGTACGCGGCCCGCAGCGTGCCGACCGGCCCGACGCCCGCCCCGCCGCGCGCGGACGGCGAGCACCACACCATCGGGTACGACCGCTACTCCCTGCTGGTGGACGGCAGACGGCTGGTCGTGTGGTCGGGCGAACTGCACCCCTTCCGGCTGCCGAGCCCCGCCCTGTGGCGGGACGTGCTCCAGAAGATGCGCGCGCACGGCTACAACGCGGTGAGCGTCTACGTCGCCTGGAACTACCACTCCCCCGCCCCGGGCACGTACGACTTCTCCGGCGTCCGCGACCTGGACCTGTTCCTGCGCACGGCCGCCGAGACCGGGCTCTACGTCATCCTGCGCCCGGGCCCGTACATCAACGCCGAGGTGGACGGCGGCGGTTTCCCCGGCTGGCTGACCGCGACGAAGGGCCGGGCCCGCTCCGCCGACCCGACGTACCTCGGCCACGTGGACGAGTGGCTGACACACGTGAACCGGATCGCCCGCGAGCACCTGTTCACGCAGGGCAGGGGCACCGTGCTGCTCTACCAGATCGAGAACGAGTACGACGCGCGCGTGGACTCGGCGGACAGCCGCGCCTACATGTCCCACCTGTACAAGAAGGTCCGCGCCGACGGCATCGACGTCCCCCTCTTCCACAACGACAAGGGACGCAACGGGTACTGGACCCCCGGCTCCTTCGACACCGGTGGTGAGCGCGGCGGTTGGCTGTACGGCTTCGACGGCTACCCCTCGCCGTCCCAGACCCCGCCGGACTGGGGGACGTTCGGGCCCGGCGGGGCGAAGGGCGGCGCCAGTGCCTCGCCGACCACGCCCGGGTTCGTGCCCGAGTTCGGCGGCGGCTGGTTCGACCCGTGGGGCGGTTCCTTCTACGACGGCAAGGGCTACGCCGAGGCCCGCCGCACCCGGGACTCCGCCTACGAGCGCCGCTTCTACCTGACCAACCTCGCCAACGGCATCACGCTGCACAACGTCTACATGACCTTCGGCGGCACCTCCTGGGGCTGGCTGCCCGCGCCGGTCGTCTACACGTCGTACGACTACGGCGCCGCGATCGACGAGGCCCGCAACGTCACCGCGAAGATCGCCCCGATGCACCAGCTCGGGCATCTGCTGCAACGCGTCCCGGACTTCGCCAAGCTGGACCGCGCGGCGGATGTGCACGCCGAGGGGCTGAAGGTCTACCACCTGACCAACCCGGACACCGGCGCCCATGTGTACATCGCGCGCAACGACGCGGCCGAGCCGGTGGCCGCCGATCTGCCCACCGCCGAGGGGCGCGTGCGGATCACCGTGCCGGGCAAGGACGCCAAGCTGCTGGCCACCGGCCTGTCGCTGGGCAGGCGGAAGCTGAAGTACGCGACCGTGCAGCCGACCATGTGCCTGACCGCCGGGCGGCAGGACGTCGCCGTGTTCACCGGCCGCAAGGGCGAGATGGCCGAGCTGGTGCTGGCCTGCGACACCGACCCGGACGTCATGCGGCTCGACCCGGAGGCCGCCTGGGGCGTGGACGACTCGGGCCTGCATGTGAACGCCCCCCTCGGGCAGAGCGGCCTGATCCGCGTGCTGGTGGAGAAGGGCGACGCCGACACCCCGCTGCTGCTCCTCTTCGCGGACGACGCCACCTCCGTACGGCTGTTCCCCTACGACACCCCGTCCGGGTCCCTGCTGGTCTACGGCCCCCAGCTGCTGCGCCACGTCGAACTGCGCGGCTCCGAGGTCCACTTGACCGGTGACATCACCGACCCGACGAGCGTGGAGGTGTGGGGGCCGCGCGGCATCTCCGGCCTGGTGTGGAACGGGCGCAGGCTCGCCACCCGGGTGACGATGTCCGGCAGCCTGATGACCACCGCGATGCTGCCCGCCGTGCCGGACGTCCGGCTGCCCGCACTCGGCAAGTGGCGGATGCGCCGCGAGAACCCCGAAGTGGGGCCGGGCTACGACGACTCGAAGTGGAAGAGGGCGGACAAGAAGACCTCGTACAGCACTTCGGCCGTCCCGGACGGGCAGCCGGTGCTGTTCGCCGACGACTACGGGTTCCACTACGGGGACGTCTGGTACCGGGGCGTCTTCGACGACTCCAGCGGCATCTCCGAGGTCGCGCTCGGCTACAGCACCGGCACCCAGGGCCTGTTGATGGCGTGGCTGGACGGCGAGCCGCTGGGCACGCACCGGATGCCGGTGCCGGACGCCGCCACGATCCGCAAGGGGACCTGGTCGGACACGGCCGCCTTCCCGGTGCGCGACGCGCTGCGCTCCCCCGGCCGGCATGTGCTGTCCGTCCTCGTCCGGCGGATGCAGCACGACCAGGACGGCAAGTCGGACGACACCCACAAGGCGGCGCGGGGTCTCACGGCGGCGGTCTTCAAGGGAGCGTCGCCGAAGGTGAGCTGGCGCATCCAGGGCGAGGGCCGCCCCGACCCGGTGCGCGGGCCGCTGAACAACGGCGGGCTGCACGGGGAGCGTTCGGGCTGGCACCTGCCGGGGTTCCAGGACGGCGACTGGGAGTCCGTGGCCCTCCCGCGCGCCGAGCGGTACCAGGGGGTGACCTGGTACCGGACGGCCTTCCGGCTGGCCGTGCCCGGCGATGTGGACGCCTCGATCGGGCTGACGCTCCAGGACGACCCGTACCGGGCCTACCGGGCGCAGATCTTCCTCAACGGCTGGAACATGGGGCAGTACATCAACAACGTGGGCCCGCAGCACACGTTCGCGCTGCCCAACGGGGTGCTGCGGACACGCGGCGAGAACACGCTCGCGCTGGCCGTGCTGTCCGAGTTCACCACGCTGTCGGGTCCGGGCGAGGTCCGGCTGACACTGCTGGGGAAGGCCGCCGGAGGGTTGGTTGTGTCTTGA
- a CDS encoding Rrf2 family transcriptional regulator, which produces MRISARADYAVRAVLELAVRQGNGPVKAEEIAAAQGIPHKFLEGILGDLRRAGIVDSRRGGGGGYRLAREAAAITVADVVRGVDGPIVSVRGERPTGLTYTGTAEPLLPLWIALRAGVRRILEGVTVADLASGTLPDPVRTLAAEPAAWENP; this is translated from the coding sequence ATGAGGATCTCGGCACGGGCGGATTACGCGGTACGGGCGGTACTGGAGCTGGCCGTACGGCAGGGTAACGGCCCGGTGAAGGCAGAGGAAATCGCGGCCGCGCAGGGGATCCCGCACAAGTTCCTGGAGGGGATCCTCGGCGATCTGCGGCGCGCCGGGATCGTGGACAGCCGGCGCGGCGGGGGCGGCGGTTACCGGCTTGCCCGCGAGGCCGCGGCGATCACCGTGGCCGACGTCGTCCGGGGCGTGGACGGCCCGATCGTCTCCGTGCGCGGCGAACGCCCGACGGGCCTCACCTACACCGGCACCGCCGAACCCCTGCTCCCGCTGTGGATCGCCCTGCGCGCGGGCGTCCGCCGCATCCTGGAGGGTGTGACGGTCGCGGACCTGGCGTCGGGCACGCTGCCGGACCCGGTCCGGACGCTGGCGGCGGAACCGGCGGCGTGGGAGAACCCGTAG
- a CDS encoding MerR family transcriptional regulator produces MELLTIGAFARVSRLSPKALRLYDELALLRPARVDPETGYRYYATGQLGRARLVAWLRRLGMPLAGIRAVCALEPAEAAREIGAYWARVEARTAMRRDLAAFLVDQLTGTTDASGREPMTTLELRHAARTDRGLVRPANQDTHYAGRRLLAVADGFGPAGLAASGAAVAALRHLDEAALPVDGELGELGVLGALEDAVRSAGLAVADLAGGTDEAGTTLTALLWTGSRLALAHIGDSRAYLLRGGELYRITQDHRVSPRDLLLYRALTGGTDPVPDLRLQEPLPGDRYLLCSDGLTEAVPDARIRELLASAAGPEELVSAALAAGAPDNVTCVVADVAVATG; encoded by the coding sequence ATGGAACTGCTGACGATCGGGGCGTTCGCGAGGGTGAGCCGGCTGTCGCCGAAGGCGCTTCGGCTGTACGACGAGCTGGCGCTGCTGCGGCCCGCCCGGGTCGACCCCGAGACCGGCTACCGGTACTACGCCACCGGGCAGTTGGGGCGGGCACGGCTCGTGGCCTGGCTGCGACGGCTCGGGATGCCGCTCGCCGGGATACGCGCCGTGTGCGCGCTGGAACCGGCCGAGGCCGCCCGGGAGATCGGCGCGTACTGGGCGCGGGTCGAGGCGCGGACGGCGATGCGGCGGGATCTCGCGGCGTTCCTCGTCGACCAGCTGACCGGCACGACCGACGCATCGGGAAGGGAACCCATGACGACGCTGGAGCTGAGGCACGCCGCGCGCACCGACCGCGGGCTCGTCCGCCCCGCCAACCAGGACACCCACTACGCGGGCCGCAGGCTGCTCGCCGTCGCCGACGGGTTCGGGCCCGCGGGGCTCGCGGCGAGCGGGGCGGCGGTGGCGGCGCTGCGGCACCTGGACGAGGCGGCGCTGCCCGTGGACGGGGAGCTGGGAGAGCTGGGCGTGCTCGGGGCGCTGGAGGACGCGGTACGGTCCGCGGGGCTGGCGGTGGCGGACCTCGCGGGCGGTACGGACGAGGCCGGCACCACGCTCACGGCGCTGCTGTGGACCGGGTCCCGGCTGGCGCTCGCGCACATCGGGGATTCGCGGGCGTATCTGCTGCGGGGCGGGGAGCTGTACCGGATCACGCAGGACCACCGGGTCTCGCCCCGGGATCTGCTGCTGTACAGGGCGCTGACCGGCGGCACGGATCCCGTGCCGGACCTGCGCCTCCAGGAGCCGCTGCCGGGCGACCGGTATCTGCTGTGCTCCGACGGCCTCACGGAGGCGGTCCCGGACGCGCGGATCAGGGAGCTGCTGGCGTCGGCGGCGGGCCCGGAGGAGCTGGTGTCGGCGGCGCTGGCGGCGGGCGCGCCGGACAACGTGACGTGCGTCGTCGCGGACGTGGCCGTCGCGACGGGGTGA
- a CDS encoding toxin-antitoxin system, toxin component family protein, with protein sequence MGIAGARQRAAQLTARLRRPGGSGTAMRSLAGELAAAVRARPEAPQDVRGLCRALCEEMSALRGGRPLELRFERFPDEIEVTGLWVEFADFDLVIVEDRAEDVQQLVILGHELWHLHAGHRHHHLAGDAAARAFADAPGWPDTALTVAARNGSRETDEAEADDFGHRLATLFRARLSGSGDTPQDPLQRALGYRGRGGAAR encoded by the coding sequence ATGGGCATCGCGGGCGCGCGACAGCGGGCGGCGCAACTGACCGCACGACTGCGACGCCCCGGCGGCTCCGGCACGGCCATGCGTTCCCTCGCCGGGGAACTGGCCGCGGCGGTCCGCGCCCGGCCCGAAGCACCGCAGGACGTACGGGGGTTGTGCCGGGCGCTGTGCGAGGAGATGAGCGCGCTGCGCGGCGGACGGCCGCTGGAGCTGCGCTTCGAGCGCTTCCCGGACGAGATCGAAGTGACCGGGCTGTGGGTGGAGTTCGCCGACTTCGACCTGGTCATCGTGGAGGACCGGGCCGAGGACGTGCAGCAACTGGTCATTCTCGGCCATGAGCTGTGGCATCTGCACGCCGGGCACCGGCACCACCACCTCGCCGGTGACGCGGCGGCCCGCGCCTTCGCGGACGCGCCCGGCTGGCCGGACACGGCGCTCACGGTGGCCGCGCGCAACGGGTCCCGGGAGACGGACGAGGCCGAGGCGGACGACTTCGGCCACCGGCTCGCCACCCTGTTCCGGGCCCGGCTCAGCGGGTCCGGGGACACCCCGCAGGACCCCTTGCAGCGTGCCCTCGGCTATCGCGGGCGGGGCGGAGCGGCGCGGTGA
- a CDS encoding acyl-CoA synthetase encodes MSSLFPGLVGGSRERAAVAFGERSLTYGGLADAAGAVARRVRRGDRVAVWATPELETVVAVVGVLLAGAAAVPLNPKSGEKELAHIVSDSAPSLVLAAPGTQLLVALGDLERADVDADAHADFPHPELPDDAPALVVYTSGTTGPPKGAVLPRRALTSTLDALADAWQWTEADVLVHGLPLFHVHGLVLGMLGPLRRGGSVRHLGRFSTDGVARALSGGATMLFGVPTMYHRIAETLPGDPALAKALGGARLLVSGSAALPVHDHERIAAATGRRVIERYGMTETLMNTSVRADGEARAGTVGVPLPGVELRLVEEDGSEIGARDGESVGEIQVRGPNLFTEYLNRPDATAAAFTADGWFRTGDMAVREPDGYVRIVGRKATDLIKSGGYKIGAGEIENALLEHPGVREAAVTGEPDADLGERIVAWIVPADPESPPGVEELAGHVARRLAPHKRPRVVRHLAVLPRNDMGKIMKRSLTEAGTDTDA; translated from the coding sequence GTGTCGTCACTTTTTCCTGGGCTTGTCGGTGGGTCGCGGGAGCGGGCCGCGGTGGCGTTCGGCGAGCGGTCGTTGACGTACGGCGGGCTCGCGGACGCCGCCGGGGCGGTGGCCCGGCGGGTCCGCCGGGGCGACCGCGTGGCCGTCTGGGCGACGCCCGAGCTGGAGACCGTGGTCGCCGTCGTCGGCGTGCTGCTCGCCGGTGCCGCCGCCGTGCCGCTCAACCCCAAGTCCGGGGAGAAGGAGCTGGCCCATATCGTCTCCGACAGCGCCCCCTCCCTCGTGCTCGCCGCTCCGGGCACCCAACTGCTTGTCGCTCTCGGGGACTTGGAACGCGCCGACGTCGACGCCGACGCCCACGCCGACTTCCCGCACCCCGAACTCCCCGACGACGCCCCCGCCCTCGTCGTCTACACCTCCGGCACCACCGGCCCGCCCAAGGGCGCCGTGCTCCCCCGCCGCGCCCTCACCTCCACCCTCGACGCGCTCGCCGACGCCTGGCAGTGGACCGAGGCCGATGTGCTGGTGCACGGGCTGCCGCTCTTCCATGTGCACGGGCTCGTGCTCGGCATGCTCGGCCCGCTGCGCCGCGGCGGCTCCGTGCGGCACCTGGGACGGTTCTCCACCGACGGCGTGGCCCGCGCCCTGTCCGGCGGCGCGACCATGCTGTTCGGGGTGCCGACGATGTACCACCGCATCGCCGAGACCCTCCCCGGCGACCCCGCACTGGCCAAGGCACTCGGCGGGGCCCGGCTGCTGGTCTCCGGTTCGGCCGCGCTGCCGGTCCACGACCACGAGCGGATCGCGGCGGCCACCGGACGCCGGGTCATCGAGCGGTACGGCATGACCGAGACCCTGATGAACACCAGCGTCCGCGCGGACGGGGAGGCCCGCGCGGGGACGGTCGGCGTGCCGTTGCCCGGCGTGGAGCTGCGGCTCGTGGAGGAGGACGGGAGCGAGATCGGCGCCCGTGACGGGGAGAGCGTCGGGGAGATCCAGGTCCGCGGGCCCAACCTGTTCACCGAGTACCTGAACCGGCCCGACGCCACCGCCGCCGCGTTCACCGCCGACGGCTGGTTCCGCACCGGTGACATGGCCGTGCGCGAGCCGGACGGCTATGTGCGGATCGTCGGGCGCAAGGCCACCGACCTCATCAAGAGCGGCGGTTACAAGATCGGCGCGGGCGAGATCGAGAACGCGCTGCTGGAACACCCGGGCGTCCGGGAGGCGGCGGTCACCGGGGAGCCGGACGCGGATTTGGGCGAGCGGATCGTCGCCTGGATCGTCCCGGCGGATCCGGAAAGCCCGCCGGGGGTCGAGGAGTTGGCCGGCCATGTGGCCCGCCGGCTCGCCCCGCACAAGCGGCCCCGCGTCGTCCGCCACCTGGCGGTCCTGCCCCGCAACGACATGGGCAAGATCATGAAGCGGTCCCTCACCGAGGCCGGTACCGATACCGATGCCTGA
- a CDS encoding MAB_1171c family putative transporter, whose protein sequence is MSTLALDPSVLLGRLYISFWIPAALLTVALLLKLPTIIRLWRDPLLRAVGGVLLFACTVFVFCVPSMIHRMNVLTGVPNFAAPWCYSLITANSGAGLLFIVTWRNGRAGRAGRPARTRRATWWIVSGYTLVVVALWVLFLLADVPVERVRDLDTYYARTPFMREEILLYLLAHTLACALSSRVIWDWVRDRGLDAWLRWGLRLLGGGYALSLLYDAAKVTAVVARWAGRDPDWLSTNLAPPVASLSAILLATGFILPHAGQALHDRCRVRLAYHRLGPLYRVLRAAAGAGAGPRFSLRATGELRLIRRETYIRDALLPLARHMDTDLTERAYAAAIAAGRPEARARAESAAVGILDAIENGGRAVRGDADPTVLLRDIAAISSALRHPKDLAAVRAVSATTPAPPSVTVPE, encoded by the coding sequence GTGAGCACGCTGGCACTGGACCCTTCGGTGCTGCTCGGCCGCTTGTACATCTCCTTCTGGATCCCGGCGGCGCTGCTGACCGTCGCGCTGCTGCTGAAGCTGCCCACGATCATCCGGCTGTGGCGGGACCCACTGCTGCGCGCGGTCGGCGGGGTGCTCCTGTTCGCCTGCACGGTGTTCGTGTTCTGCGTGCCGTCGATGATCCACCGGATGAACGTGCTCACCGGGGTGCCCAACTTCGCGGCGCCCTGGTGCTATTCGCTGATCACCGCGAACTCCGGGGCGGGGCTGCTGTTCATCGTCACCTGGCGCAACGGCCGCGCCGGGCGGGCCGGGCGGCCGGCGCGCACCCGGCGGGCGACCTGGTGGATCGTGTCGGGGTACACCCTGGTGGTGGTCGCGCTGTGGGTGCTGTTCCTGCTGGCCGACGTGCCGGTGGAGCGGGTGCGGGACCTGGACACGTACTACGCCCGTACGCCGTTCATGCGCGAGGAGATCCTGCTCTATCTGCTGGCCCACACCCTCGCCTGCGCGCTGAGTTCCCGGGTGATCTGGGACTGGGTACGGGACCGGGGGCTGGACGCGTGGCTGCGGTGGGGGCTGCGGCTGCTGGGCGGGGGGTACGCGCTGAGCCTGCTGTACGACGCGGCCAAGGTGACGGCGGTGGTCGCGCGGTGGGCGGGCCGGGACCCGGACTGGCTCAGCACGAACCTGGCACCGCCGGTGGCCTCGCTGTCCGCGATCCTGCTGGCGACCGGCTTCATCCTCCCGCACGCCGGGCAGGCCCTGCACGACCGGTGCCGGGTCCGGCTGGCGTACCACCGGCTGGGGCCGCTGTACCGGGTGCTGCGGGCGGCGGCGGGGGCGGGGGCGGGGCCGCGGTTCTCGCTGCGGGCCACGGGGGAGCTTCGGCTGATCCGCCGGGAGACGTACATCCGCGACGCCCTGCTGCCGCTCGCCCGTCACATGGACACGGACCTCACGGAGCGGGCGTACGCGGCGGCGATCGCGGCGGGCCGTCCGGAGGCGCGGGCCCGTGCGGAATCGGCGGCGGTGGGCATCCTGGACGCGATCGAGAACGGCGGGCGGGCGGTGCGGGGGGACGCCGACCCCACGGTGCTCCTCCGGGACATCGCGGCCATCTCCTCCGCCCTGCGGCACCCGAAGGACTTGGCGGCGGTCCGTGCGGTGTCAGCGACGACCCCGGCTCCGCCGAGCGTCACGGTCCCGGAGTAA